One part of the Phragmites australis chromosome 3, lpPhrAust1.1, whole genome shotgun sequence genome encodes these proteins:
- the LOC133913318 gene encoding uncharacterized protein LOC133913318, translating to MREYELGKEEHEPQPGCGEGAGQAAANCAAVCCCCPLALLDVLLLVTVRLPAELMRRVKRRRHHSRARGSGKKRPAASPSGSSGKAMFAAAAASPLEIEEEARGEAESAASELEREIMGSRFYGAGFWRSVSSSSSTSSMRHQ from the coding sequence ATGCGCGAGTACGAGCTCGGGAAGGAGGAGCATGAGCCCCAGCCGGGGTGCGGGGAGGGGGCGGGGCAGGCGGCGGCGAACTGTGCGGCGGTATGCTGCTGCTGCccgctggcgctgctcgacgtcCTGCTGCTCGTCACCGTCAGGCTCCCCGCGGAGCTCATGAGGCGGGTGAAGAGGAGGCGCCACCACAGCCGCGCCCGCGGCAGTGGCAAGAAGAGGCCGGCGGCGTCGCCGTCCGGGAGTAGCGGCAAGGCGatgttcgccgccgccgcggcgtcgcCGCTGGAGATCGAGGAGGAGGCGCGCGGCGAGGCGGAGTCGGCGGCGTCGGAGCTGGAGCGGGAGATCATGGGCTCCCGGTTCTACGGCGCCGGCTTCTGGCGCAGCGTCTCCTCCAGCTCCAGCACTTCCTCCATGCGGCATCAATAG
- the LOC133910771 gene encoding ubiquitin-like-specific protease 1A — protein sequence MCHNVFADFKCTEQEAPTIESIKLSPITKKWVHIDDVSINTENMLTAWLNDQVFFSINIKNKHWYLCVVNADLRTIEILDSFGPRQDLSLVTATLVGLKIYLDISVQELGSQPNRWRDNKVTTWLVKNEVDMPMQEDDSSCGLFTLKFMECWTGFSLRPTFTQEDIINFRLKLAAILVHSPLNKVEESPGSGSNEEQ from the exons ATGTGCCACAACGTAT TTGCGGATTTCAAGTGCACCGAACAAGAAGCTCCCACTATCGAATCCATCAAGTTATCgccaataactaaaaagtggGTGCACATCGATGATGTAAGCATAAACACAGAAAATATGCTGACAGCTTGGCTTAATGACCAG GTATTTTTCTCAATTAATATCAAGAACAAGCACTGGTACTTATGTGTTGTCAACGCCGACCTACGTACCATTGAAATACTGGACTCATTTGGGCCTAGACAAGATCTCTCCTTAGTCACTGCAACG CTCGTAGGGTTGAAGATCTATTTAGACATCTCAGTACAGGAACTAGGATCGCAACCCAATAGGTGGAGGGACAACAAGGTCACAACTTGGCTAGTCAAAAATGAAGTGGACATGCCAATGCAAGAGGATGA TTCCTCGTGCGGATTGTTCACGCTCAAATTCATGGAATGTTGGACAGGATTCAGTCTACGCCCCACATTTACACAG GAGGATATAATCAATTTCAGACTTAAACTAGCGGCCATTTTAGTGCATTCTCCCCTTAACAAGGTAGAAGAAAGCCCTGGGTCAGGATCAAATGAAGAGCAGTGA
- the LOC133910772 gene encoding ubiquitin-like-specific protease 1A — translation MRIFLPMYLYHHWLLVVVNAENRQVQGFERYMKHLPDEDRNDYKWWKDLDVTSWDINTLQGLPHQEDSTSCGLFVLKFMEHWNGNRLQKDFNQELIDRFRRKLAAILVKSTLNEVKIKFLGNGSPLS, via the exons ATGCGG ATTTTCCTCCCCATGTACCTGTATCATCACTGGCTCTTAGTAGTAGTGAATGCAGAGAACCGTCAG GTTCAAGGTTTCGAGCGTTATATGAAGCACTTGCCAGATGAAGACAGGAATGATTATAAGTGGTGGAAAGATTTGGATGTCACCTCTTGGGACATCAACACATTGCAAGGGTTGCCGCATCAGGAGGACAGCACATCCTGTGGCCTCTTTGTGCTCAAATTCATGGAGCACTGGAATGGAAATAGATTACAGAAAGACTTCAATCAGGAACTAATTGATAGATTTAGAAGGAAGCTGGCAGCCATACTTGTGAAATCCACCCTTAATGAGGTGAAGATTAAGTTTCTTGGAAATGGATCTCCACTTAGCTAG
- the LOC133913319 gene encoding protein STRICTOSIDINE SYNTHASE-LIKE 3-like produces MASAGVVAAALAVAALAAFCGTDPLRLGSMVEFPGFEAHHVDLPDAAEMPKHADARERLRGAEVRFRGEVMGPESVAFDPRGRGPYTGVADGRVVFWDGARWVPFATTSPRWTPELCGPKESPLEYLPNEHVCGRPLGLRFDKGTGDLYIADAYFGLLRVGPEGGLATPLATEAEGVRLNFTNDLDLDAEGNVYFTDSSLHYKRRNFMQLVFSGDPSGRLLKYNPRTKETTVLNRNLQFPNGVSMSKDGTFFVFCEGSRGRLSRYWLKGEKAGTVDLFAILPGFPDNVRTNEKGEFWVAIHCRRSLYARLMSRHVKLRKFMLSLPIPAKYHYLMQIGGRLHAVIIKYSPEGEVLDILEDTKGEVVRAVSEVEEKDGKLWIGSVLMPFIAVFDYAKAS; encoded by the exons ATGGCGTCGGCgggggtggtggcggcggcgctggcggttGCGGCGCTGGCGGCGTTCTGTGGCACGGACCCTCTGCGGCTCGGCAGCATGGTGGAGTTTCCCGGGTTCGAGGCGCACCACGTGGACCTCCCCGACGCCGCTGAGATGCCAAAGCACGCGGACGCCCGCGAGCGGCTCCGCGGCGCGGAGGTGCGGTTCCGCGGCGAGGTGATGGGGCCCGAGAGCGTCGCCTTCGACCCGCGCGGACGCGGGCCGTACACGGGCGTCGCCGACGGGCGCGTCGTCTTCTGGGACGGCGCGCGGTGGGTGCCCTTCGCGACCACATCCCCGCGCTGGACACCCGAGCTTTGCGGGCCCAAGGAGTCGCCGCTGGAGTACCTCCCGAACGAGCACGTCTGCGGCCGCCCGCTCGGGCTCCGGTTCGACAAGGGGACGGGAGACCTGTACATCGCCGACGCCTACTTCGGGCTGCTCAGGGTCGGGCCCGAGGGCGGGCTGGCCACGCCGCTCGCCACGGAGGCAGAGGGCGTGCGGCTCAACTTCACCAACGACCTCGACCTCGACGCCGAGGGCAACGTCTACTTCACCGACTCCAGCCTCCATTACAAGAGAAG GAATTTCATGCAGTTGGTTTTCTCTGGAGATCCCTCTGGGAGGCTTTTGAAATACAACCCTCGCACCAAGGAAACGACAGTTCTAAATCGCAACCTCCAATTTCCCAATGGGGTGTCCATGAGCAAGGATGGCACATTCTTCGTCTTCTGCGAAGGATCGCGTGGCAG GTTGAGCAGATACTGGTTGAAAGGTGAGAAAGCAGGAACCGTGGATCTTTTCGCCATCTTGCCTGGATTTCCAGACAATGTGAGGACCAACGAGAAAGGCGAGTTCTGGGTCGCAATCCATTGCCGACGCAGCTTGTATGCCCGGCTCATGAGTCGCCATGTCAAGCTGAGGAAGTTCATGCTCAGCCTTCCTATCCCCGCCAAGTATCACTACTTGATGCAGATCGGGGGCAGGCTCCACGCGGTGATCATCAAGTACAGCCCCGAGGGCGAGGTGCTCGACATCTTGGAGGACACTAAAGGAGAGGTGGTGAGAGCCGTCAGCGAAGTGGAGGAGAAGGATGGGAAGCTCTGGATAGGATCTGTTCTGATGCCGTTCATCGCTGTCTTCGATTATGCCAAGGCATCTTAG